A genomic segment from Triticum dicoccoides isolate Atlit2015 ecotype Zavitan chromosome 1A, WEW_v2.0, whole genome shotgun sequence encodes:
- the LOC119274959 gene encoding scarecrow-like protein 6, which yields MRGMPFAGEGHAGRLQQQPKLSAGFWAEPTSVLDRRHSPSPSPPSEASALSSSEVASLAPGGDAKNVSPPPQQHQAWPPGEDAAAGVKEEWAHQLAPLDMAMGLGAGEGWDGTAPPGLAGHDSTFLRWIIGGGEDASAGMAGVMDPPALELDHATSMMSPPTASLGPSLSPFAPAMEEDAKGAPFGHAPSYLLHQHQHHPQPHAAFFGAHPSFESAPPPPKRHHPMAGAPAPKLPAFQGHLAPAGGFFPALKPKAGTANDEAAATVDQLAEAAKFAEAGDAFGAREILARLNYRLPAAPAAGTPLLRSAFYFKEALRLALSPNGETPAPPASTPYDVVLKLGAYKAFSEVSPVLQFAHLTCVQAVLDGLRGAGCIHVLDFDIGMGEQWASLMQELAQRRPATALKVTALVSPASHHPLELQLIHENLSSFAAELGVFFQFTVFNIDTLDPADLVAIAGGDALAVHLPVGAAHAAAMPAVLRLVKSLGAKVVVSVDRGCDRTELPFAAHLFQAFQSTVFLLESVDAVGTDPDTAGKIERFLVQPAVEQCVVGRHRASIEKAPLPWRAVFASAGFTPVQASTFAESQAESLLHKVPVRGFRVEKRAPGSLCLYWQRAELVSVSAWRC from the coding sequence ATGAGAGGAATGCCCTTTGCGGGAGAGGGTCACGCGGGGAGACTGCAGCAGCAGCCCAAGCTCAGCGCCGGCTTCTGGGCGGAGCCCACGTCCGTGCTCGACCGCCGCCACAGCCCCAGCCCCAGCCCGCCCTCCGAGGCCTCCGCGCTGTCGTCGTCCGAGGTGGCGAGCCTCGCGCCCGGCGGCGACGCCAAGAACGTATCCCCGCCGCCGCAGCAGCATCAGGCATGGCCGCCCGGGGAGGATGCTGCCGCGGGGGTCAAGGAGGAGTGGGCGCACCAGCTGGCGCCGCTCGACATGGCCATGGGCCTCGGCGCCGGCGAGGGCTGGGACGGCACGGCGCCGCCCGGGCTCGCCGGCCATGACAGCACCTTCCTCCGCTGGATCATTGGCGGCGGGGAGGACGCGTCCGCCGGGATGGCCGGCGTCATGGATCCGCCCGCTCTGGAGCTCGACCACGCCACGTCTATGATGTCGCCGCCCACGGCGTCGCTCGGGCCCAGCCTGTCGCCGTTCGCGCCGGCCATGGAGGAGGACGCCAAGGGGGCCCCGTTCGGCCACGCGCCCAGCTACCTGCTccaccagcaccagcaccacccCCAGCCACACGCGGCCTTCTTTGGCGCGCACCCGTCCTTCgagtcggcgccgccgccgcccaagcgCCACCACCCGATGGCAGGCGCGCCGGCGCCGAAGCTGCCTGCTTTCCAGGGGCATCTCGCTCCGGCGGGCGGGTTCTTCCCCGCCCTCAAGCCCAAGGCGGGGACGGCGAACGACGAGGCGGCCGCCACGGTGGACCAGCTCGCCGAGGCTGCCAAGTTTGCCGAGGCGGGCGACGCCTTCGGCGCACGCGAGATATTGGCGCGGCTCAATTATCGGCTCCCCGCCGCCCCCGCGGCCGGGACGCCACTCCTCCGCTCTGCCTTCTACTTCAAGGAGGCTTTGCGCCTCGCGCTCTCCCCCAACGGAGAGACGCCCGCGCCGCCGGCGTCCACGCCCTACGACGTGGTCCTCAAGCTCGGCGCGTACAAGGCCTTCTCCGAGGTCTCCCCGGTGCTCCAGTTCGCGCACCTCACCTGCGTCCAGGCGGTGCTCGACGGGCTCCGCGGCGCAGGCTGCatccacgtgctcgacttcgacatcGGCATGGGCGAGCAGTGGGCGTCGCTGATGCAGGAGCTCGCGCAGCGCCGCCCGGCGACGGCGCTCAAGGTCACCGCATTGGTCTCGCCGGCGTCGCACCACCCGCTCGAGCTGCAGCTCATCCACGAGAACCTCTCAAGCTTCGCCGCCGAGCTCGGCGTGTTCTTCCAGTTCACCGTATTCAACATCGACACCCTCGACCCCGCGGACCTGGTGGCCATCGCCGGCGGGGACGCGCTCGCCGTCCACCTGCCCGTCGGCGCAGCACACGCGGCCGCAATGCCCGCCGTCCTCCGCCTCGTGAAGAGCCTCGGCGCCAAGGTGGTCGTGTCCGTGGACCGCGGGTGCGACCGCACGGAGCTGCCCTTCGCCGCGCACCTGTTCCAGGCGTTCCAGTCCACCGTCTTCCTCCTCGAGTCCGTGGACGCCGTGGGCACCGACCCCGACACGGCCGGCAAGATCGAGCGGTTCCTGGTCCAGCCGGCCGTGGAGCAATGCGTGGTCGGGCGCCACCGCGCGTCCATCGAGAAGGCGCCGCTGCCGTGGCGGGCCGTGTTCGCGTCGGCCGGGTTCACGCCGGTGCAGGCCAGCACGTTCGCGGAGTCGCAGGCCGAGTCGCTGCTGCACAAGGTGCCCGTCCGGGGGTTCCGCGTCGAGAAGCGCGCCCCGGGATCGCTCTGCCTCTACTGGCAGCGCGCCGAGCTCGTGTCGGTCTCGGCGTGGCGGTGCtga